The proteins below are encoded in one region of Ostrea edulis chromosome 3, xbOstEdul1.1, whole genome shotgun sequence:
- the LOC125673892 gene encoding complement C1q tumor necrosis factor-related protein 3-like — protein MVFCACFVSVFVVTLVMHGNAQLVSGQQKNNHNMGYLKDFFSQRVQLVQNIMQVMDDVQTLKNDVYRLEAENVNLRQEIANMSSKVVRENERTLIAFYAYYSNHFKSLKKGQTFIFDSVETNLGQGYDETTGIFTAPASGLYAFTWTLTAAGTHIAGSSGKQYGEMNGVLTQNGVEKGSVIADTERQYDADASTGFVVLNTKAGDKIQIVSPWNGQGSMYSNDHFGRTSFSGFQIN, from the exons ATGGTTTTCTGTGCTTGCTTCGTCTCCGTCTTTGTTGTAACCCTTGTCATGCACGGAAACGCGCAACTGGTGTCTGGCCAACAGAAGAACAACCACAATATGGGGTACCTGAAAGATTTCTTCTCTCAAAGAGTACAGCTTGTGCAAAATATTATGCAAGTTATGGATGATGTTCAAACTCTGAAAAACGACGTATATCGTCTGGAGGCAGAGAATGTAAATCTCAGACAGGAAATTGCGAACATGTCTTCGAAAGTCGTGAGAGAAA ACGAGAGAACTTTGATTGCCTTTTACGCGTATTATTCGAACCATTTTAAGTCTCTGAAAAAGGGACAAACCTTCATCTTCGATTCCGTGGAGACGAACCTTGGCCAAGGATATGATGAAACAACCGGAATATTCACAGCTCCAGCGTCCGGTTTGTATGCGTTTACTTGGACTCTGACTGCAGCAGGAACACATATTGCTGGTTCATCTGGAAAACAATATGGAGAAATGAATGGTGTTTTAACGCAGAATGGAGTAGAAAAGGGTTCGGTTATCGCTGATACTGAGAGACAATATGATGCTGATGCCTCTACTGGTTTTGTTGTGTTAAATACCAAAGCGGGAGACAAAATACAGATTGTCTCTCCATGGAATGGACAAGGTTCAATGTATAGTAACGATCATTTCGGTCGAACTTCATTTTCTGGATTTCAAATCAATTAA